The Impatiens glandulifera unplaced genomic scaffold, dImpGla2.1, whole genome shotgun sequence genome has a segment encoding these proteins:
- the LOC124917330 gene encoding uncharacterized protein LOC124917330: MAEGKLKILDDLLSSELGNQQWTDKLPSDQALSENNIPLSPQWLYAKSSELKMDNPTESSQKEVILHLDGSEEIRELRRIAPESESVHCWREEERHTGFVVRKDRRKIECHTDSSVSIKNNNTSFLPDRWIDITDCNSGNDTRRDGKWTSRWGPDEKESRLERKTDVEKEVSYSDNQSVAGSNRIGSEADSRDKWRPRHRIEWNFNFSSSHRVAPGFGERERMKESKVGFSFGRGMSRGAAIRPLGASHFERNDCLPGNPGFSITMFLYPRGKLLDIYRRLKLGSSLATVPEGLEDVPSITQNAVIQPMSFVKPEAEEKAVLDDIYKGNITGSSVNQNSFRKSSSTDSGTDVRGNQSIDENLLSSVMVESNIDSVVEFANGLQNDVHGTEENDRSRVNFANEGDYHHLVSDHQAPDVSTTMYKDQPRPMIGANNSHNKISGDSNLKLPDDSNCVFLSSLSEQHWDRNLSDSNAGQYNLISGLQPEELSLYYLDPQGVIQGPFVGADIISWYEQGFFGTDLPVRLEDAAEGSPFMELGEIMPHLKISDHHSNSNNRLTTKYEQLGGFEEKMKTSSVPSPPMAEFVGASGLVDQNWQLSGLPMHHHPQPGVPEKEGQYTLQFPEDKNFQGNVDEEIVFLGRPSSSGNAVQKPSTSDSNSIANPLVNNPFPCVYREADPLTQLNENTLHPFGLLRSELEGNNYIRQDQTDMPNFCSINDSALVFDTFPDVYRRNKVGVPEFYEDGIDAHRASNINELDIFDAAMSHRLQQQNLQQHNVLSPFVHANESVMERIPIRDSFHHQRFGSQVGQDLDQLLDLQHQQRHFQLQQQLRQQQLWQEQQQLHKQQRLQQEHQSQARQLLLEQMMMSQIHGVGHVQRHETTLGPNNTLDQVLMNQKILHDLQKHTRVQSKHPEPSLEHLIQAKINQMQHQGHQNDLLELVSRAKHGLHHPIENPMIHQEHLHGRQLSLGLRNQMQMEGGGRILPVWSSEETNQFPRNSAATHNGPLEYFQRQQMSHTEYDLSLRDRVHQGQYDPRLNAYVENALARTEHLDLQGKYAQRHSSVHSAGFSQGMQLRDEFHTSHENRGLDNNARVGNDRIGLHFQQFHFNTEWQNRERESNRNSEDPRSWISTGTNDDGSKSLLMELLGQKKVSHQAIDQSELSTMKQYEKRAFSSKISSCGSDLAGASNVSVADDKAIYTNLDMVGLSSSERDFDDVDIKKQGFKSEASPASEIYHGIALQAGLPTKNHCEKAVNIISRHNSLVFSGSNADFYNDLTTSSHSFTEEVTKDRIPAETSKGGLENLLLRRPAVSRVSSSSVGSLSEFASNHAPSFEGGRIEYVVERRRNKASESGNPSCSRKDVGFRRTSSYTDGDSASFSEMLKSNANHNNKLHGEVGLEAAEGKAVIGQGGKKKGKKGRQIDPALLGFKVTSNRILMGQIQRPDYHHY; this comes from the exons ATGGCCGAAGGAAAGCTCAAAATTCTCGACGACCTCCTCTCGTCAGAATTGGGCAACCAGCAATGGACCGACAAAC TCCCTTCAGACCAGGCACTATCAGAGAACAACATTCCTCTGTCTCCCCAGTGGCTTTATGCTAAATCAAGTGAGTTGAAGATG GACAATCCTACTGAATCTAGTCAGAAGGAGGTTATTCTGCATTTGGATGGTTCTGAGGAGATAAGGGAGCTGAGGAGAATAGCTCCTGAGTCCGAGAGTGTCCACTGTTGGCGTGAGGAAGAGAGGCACACTGGATTTGTTGTGAGAAAAGATCGCAGGAAGATCGAGTGTCATACTGACAGTTCGGTAtcaatcaaaaataataatacatcttTTCTTCCTGATAGATGGATTGATATTACCGATTGCAATTCTGGGAATGACACCAGGCGGGATGGGAAGTGGACATCAAGGTGGGGCCCGGATGAGAAAGAATCTCGGCTTGAGAGGAAGACAGATGTAGAGAAAGAAGTTAGTTATTCTGATAACCAATCAGTAGCAGGTAGCAATCGTATTGGGAGTGAAGCAGATTCTCGTGACAAGTGGAGGCCTCGTCATAGAATTGAgtggaattttaatttttccagCTCCCATCGTGTTGCACCTGGATTTggggagagagaaagaatgaagGAATCCAAAGTGGGGTTTAGTTTTGGGAGAGGAATGTCTAGAGGGGCTGCAATAAGACCATTAGGTGCTTCTCATTTTGAAAGAAATGATTGCCTTCCTGGAAACCCAGGATTTTCAATTACTATGTTCCTCTATCCAAGAGGAAAGCTGCTTGATATCTACCGGAGGCTGAAACTGGGGTCATCCCTTGCTACAGTTCCTGAAGGACTGGAGGACGTGCCTTCAATAACACAAAATGCTGTGATCCAACCAATGTCTTTTGTTAAACCAGAAGCAGAAGAGAAG GCTGTACTTGACGATATTTATAAAGGCAATATCACTGGCAGTTCGGTAAATCAAAATTCATTTAGGAAAAGCAGTTCAACGGATAGTGGGACAG ATGTTAGAGGCAATCAATCCATTGATGAGAATCTTCTGTCTTCTGTGATGGTTGAATCAAACATTGATTCTGTTGTAGAATTTGCAAATGGTCTTCAAAATGATGTTCATGGAACAGAGGAAAATGACAGATCCAGGGTGAATTTTGCAAATG AGGGAGATTATCACCATCTTGTGTCAGATCATCAAGCTCCGGATGTGTCCACCACAATGTACAAGGATCAACCAAGACCGATGATTGGTGCTAACAATAGTCACAACAAGATTTCTGGTGATAGCAATTTGAAGCTTCCAGATGATTCTAATTGTGTCTTTCTTTCTTCATTGTCCGAGCAACATTGGGATAGGAATCTGAGTGATTCTAATGCTGGTCAATATAACTTGATCAGCGGGTTACAACCAGAAGAACTGAGTTTGTACTATCTTGATCCTCAAGGAGTGATTCAGGGACCCTTTGTTGGGGCTGACATCATCTCATGGTATGAACAAGGTTTTTTTGGGACAGATTTGCCAGTTCGATTGGAAGATGCGGCTGAAGGATCACCTTTCATGGAGTTAGGTGAGATTATGCCACATCTCAAAATTAGTGATCATCACTCCAATAGCAACAATCGTCTTACAACAAAGTATGAGCAGCTTGGAGGGTTTGAGGAGAAAATGAAGACGAGTTCAGTTCCTTCCCCTCCTATGGCTGAATTTGTTGGTGCATCTGGTTTGGTTGATCAGAATTGGCAATTGTCTGGTCTTCCAATGCATCATCATCCACAACCAGGAGTGCCTGAGAAGGAAGGTCAATATACACTCCAATTCCCTGAAGATAAGAATTTTCAAGGCAATGTTGATGAAG AAATTGTTTTCCTTGGAAGACCTTCTAGTAGTGGGAATGCTGTTCAGAAACCTTCTACAAGTGATAGCAACTCTATAGCTAATCCATTGGTTAATAACCCCTTCCCATGTGTGTATAGAGAGGCAGACCCGTTAACACAACTGAATGAGAATACACTACATCCTTTTGGGTTATTGCGATCTGAGCTAGAAGGCAATAATTACATAAGGCAGGATCAGACGGACATGCCTAACTTCTGCAGTATTAATGACTCGGCTCTTGTTTTTGATACATTTCCTGATGTTTATAGAAGAAATAAGGTAGGTGTACCAGAATTCTATGAAGACGGCATTGATGCTCATCGAGCATCAAATATAAACGAACTTGACATTTTTGATGCGGCAATGTCACATCGATTACAACAGCAAAATCTGCAGCAGCACAATGTACTGTCTCCTTTTGTCCATGCAAATGAATCAGTTATGGAACGAATTCCAATCCGGGATTCTTTTCACCATCAAAGGTTTGGTAGCCAAGTGGGGCAAGACCTGGATCAGCTTTTGGATTTACAACATCAGCAACGGCATTTTCAGCTTCAGCAGCAGTTACGGCAGCAGCAGTTGTGGCAGGAGCAGCAGCAGTTGCATAAGCAACAAAGGCTTCAACAGGAACATCAGTCTCAGGCACGTCAACTGTTGCTTGAACAAATGATGATGAGCCAAATTCATGGGGTTGGTCATGTACAGAGACATGAAACTACTCTTGGACCTAATAATACCCTTGATCAGGTCTTAATGAATCAGAAAATTCTCCACGACCTACAAAAACACACACGTGTTCAATCTAAGCATCCTGAACCTTCTCTTGAGCATCTTATTCAAGCGAAAATTAATCAAATGCAACATCAGGGTCATCAAAATGATCTATTGGAGCTTGTGTCACGGGCAAAACATGGACTACACCATCCCATTGAAAACCCTATGATTCACCAAGAACATTTGCATGGAAGGCAGTTGAGCCTAGGATTAAGGAATCAAATGCAGATGGAAGGAGGCGGACGAATTCTACCTGTCTGGTCTTCTGAAGAAACCAACCAATTTCCTAGGAATTCTGCTGCCACACACAATGGTCCATTGGAATATTTTCAGCGGCAACAAATGAGTCACACTGAATACGATCTTTCCCTCCGAGATCGTGTACATCAAGGTCAATATGACCCTCGGTTAAATGCTTATGTGGAAAATGCATTGGCACGAACTGAACATCTAGATCTTCAAGGAAAATATGCACAAAGGCATTCTTCGGTTCACTCAGCTGGGTTCTCCCAAGGAATGCAACTCAGAGATGAGTTTCACACTTCTCATGAGAACCGAGGGTTAGACAACAACGCTAGAGTAGGAAATGACAGGATAGGACTCCACTTTCaacaatttcattttaatacaGAGTGGCAGAACAGGGAGAGAGAAAGTAACCGGAACTCTGAAGATCCGAGGTCTTGGATATCAACAGGAACAAATGATGATGGTTCAAAGAGCTTACTCATGGAATTGCTTGGTCAAAAGAAGGTCAGCCACCAAGCAATTGACCAATCAGAGTTGAGCACTATGAAACAATATGAAAAAAGAGCTTTCTCTAGCAAAATAAGTTCTTGTGGTTCTGATTTAGCTGGAGCATCAAATGTTTCTGTTGCTGATGACAAG GCAATTTACACAAATCTGGATATGGTAGGCCTTTCATCATCTGAAAGAGACTTTGATGATGTGGATATCAAGAAACAAGGATTTAAAAGTGAGGCCAGCCCTGCTTCAGAGATTTATCATGGTATTGCTTTACAAGCTGGGTTACCTACTAAAAATCACTGTGAAAAGGCAGTTAACATCATTAGCAGGCATAACTCATTAGTATTTTCTG GTAGTAATGCAGACTTTTACAATGACCTGACGACTTCATCTCACTCTTTCACAGAAGAGGTTACTAAGGATCG GATACCAGCTGAAACGAGTAAAGGAGGATTGGAGAATCTTCTTCTACGACGTCCAGCAGTCTCCAGGGTCTCCTCATCATCTGTTGGAAGTTTGTCTGAGTTTGCCTCCAATCACGCACCTTCTTTTGAAG